The Thermoleophilum album genome contains a region encoding:
- a CDS encoding alpha/beta fold hydrolase, protein MSAVRRAPWEEPPAPLVRLLERYDERFIDLPEGHARLRLELGEQEAVDCLLETGAPPRLLPPRGGADAVISASPAAWRALAHDLRDGMRVFRSGGLRVRRNLHIGVGFLAATSVDEPGRLRFRRARTSIGEISFCEAGSGEAVVCLHGLGGTKASFLPTLAALAGPYRVIALDLPGFGDSAKPLRAPYDAPWLAAMVAEFLDALGIDRAHLVGNSMGGRVAIELALAKPERVRSLGLLCPSLAWLRRRQAAPLVRVLRPELGILQLTPRPLAEFFVRRLIPGAAADGWAAAGVDEFLRAYCTARGRAAFYACARNIYLEPAHGERGFWRRLGELEPPALFVWGRRDQLVPASFRRHVQRVLPRAEHLILPGGHVPQVENPQRTHAALDALFRKAARKHRRNAAARRKVRAA, encoded by the coding sequence GTGAGCGCTGTCCGCCGAGCCCCATGGGAAGAGCCCCCGGCGCCGCTAGTTCGGCTGCTCGAGCGCTACGACGAGCGCTTCATCGACCTTCCGGAGGGTCACGCGCGGCTGCGACTCGAGCTCGGCGAGCAAGAAGCTGTCGACTGCCTGCTCGAGACCGGCGCGCCACCACGCTTACTTCCCCCCCGGGGCGGCGCCGACGCGGTGATCAGCGCCAGCCCCGCCGCGTGGCGTGCACTGGCCCACGACCTACGCGACGGTATGCGGGTATTTCGCAGCGGTGGCCTGCGAGTGCGCCGCAACCTGCACATCGGTGTGGGTTTCCTGGCCGCAACGTCGGTGGACGAGCCGGGACGGCTGCGTTTCCGGCGCGCCCGCACGAGCATTGGCGAGATCTCTTTCTGCGAGGCGGGTAGCGGCGAGGCGGTAGTCTGCCTGCACGGCCTCGGCGGTACCAAAGCGTCCTTCTTGCCGACGCTGGCCGCGCTCGCCGGGCCGTACCGAGTGATCGCACTCGACCTACCCGGGTTCGGCGACTCGGCGAAGCCTCTCCGCGCCCCCTACGACGCACCTTGGCTGGCGGCGATGGTGGCGGAGTTCCTTGACGCGCTTGGCATCGACCGCGCCCACCTGGTCGGCAACAGCATGGGCGGACGTGTCGCCATCGAGCTAGCGCTGGCAAAGCCAGAGCGCGTACGGTCGCTCGGCCTTTTGTGCCCCTCGCTGGCTTGGTTGCGACGTCGGCAGGCCGCGCCCCTGGTACGCGTTCTGCGCCCGGAACTCGGGATCCTCCAGCTCACGCCGCGCCCGCTGGCCGAGTTCTTCGTTCGCCGCCTGATCCCCGGCGCGGCCGCTGACGGCTGGGCGGCGGCCGGTGTCGACGAGTTCCTGCGCGCGTACTGCACGGCGCGGGGGCGCGCGGCCTTCTACGCCTGTGCGCGCAACATCTACCTCGAGCCCGCCCACGGCGAGCGCGGTTTCTGGCGGCGACTGGGCGAGCTGGAGCCGCCCGCGTTGTTCGTGTGGGGGCGGCGCGATCAACTGGTGCCCGCGAGCTTCCGCAGGCACGTGCAGCGCGTACTTCCTCGCGCTGAGCACCTGATCTTGCCGGGCGGTCACGTGCCGCAGGTGGAGAATCCGCAGCGCACGCACGCGGCACTCGACGCACTCTTTCGGAAGGCGGCGCGCAAGCACCGGCGTAACGCCGCGGCGCGCCGGAAAGTCCGCGCCGCGTAA
- a CDS encoding ABC transporter substrate-binding protein has product MLVHRCKIRAAFRATRGRRQLALLAHARAAGRVAAVGTLAVCAAVFAAACGGEERAAPRPVTVALDFAPNPVHAPIFAARAEGLDRRHGVRLRIRAPGSAPDSLKLLEAGRVDLGVLDIQDLGLARERGVDVVAVGALVDRPLAALIARAAIARPRDLEGRRVGVSGLPSDPAVVRAVVAGDGGDPRRVRYLTVGFGAVRSLITGRIDAAPVFWNAEGVALRLQGARVREFRLERFGAPRFPEVVLVTSRSRLRHEGATIGRALAAIADGIAAVRRDPERATSLIVRAGGGDRRLVRAQLDAVLPVFADDLRVPRSALAGWADFAVRFGILRRRPALSETFALRLRSGADVGAVGHRRTAS; this is encoded by the coding sequence GTGCTTGTGCACCGCTGCAAGATCCGCGCGGCGTTCCGAGCCACGCGCGGCCGGCGTCAGCTAGCGCTGCTGGCACACGCGCGCGCGGCCGGGCGGGTTGCTGCCGTGGGCACCCTGGCCGTCTGCGCCGCCGTCTTTGCGGCAGCCTGCGGCGGCGAGGAGCGGGCGGCACCACGCCCCGTGACGGTGGCGCTCGACTTCGCCCCCAACCCGGTCCATGCGCCGATCTTCGCGGCCCGCGCCGAGGGACTCGACCGCCGGCACGGCGTGCGCTTGCGGATCCGGGCACCAGGGTCGGCACCGGACTCGCTGAAACTGCTCGAGGCTGGCCGCGTCGATCTCGGCGTGCTCGATATCCAGGACCTCGGGCTGGCGCGCGAACGCGGCGTCGATGTGGTCGCGGTCGGGGCGCTGGTCGATCGCCCGCTGGCGGCCCTGATTGCGCGCGCAGCGATCGCCCGACCGCGCGATCTCGAGGGCCGCCGCGTGGGGGTCTCGGGACTGCCCTCGGACCCGGCTGTCGTGCGCGCGGTGGTGGCGGGGGACGGTGGCGATCCGCGCCGCGTGCGTTACCTCACGGTCGGCTTCGGCGCTGTGCGCAGCCTGATCACCGGACGTATCGATGCGGCGCCGGTGTTCTGGAACGCCGAGGGCGTCGCCCTGCGCTTGCAAGGCGCGCGTGTTCGCGAGTTCCGCTTGGAACGCTTTGGAGCCCCACGCTTCCCGGAGGTCGTACTCGTCACCAGCCGGTCGCGGCTGCGCCACGAGGGGGCGACGATCGGCCGTGCGCTTGCAGCCATCGCGGACGGAATCGCAGCGGTGCGCCGCGACCCGGAACGCGCCACGAGCTTGATCGTCCGCGCCGGTGGCGGCGATCGTCGACTGGTGCGAGCGCAGCTCGACGCGGTGCTCCCGGTCTTCGCCGACGATTTGCGTGTGCCACGGAGTGCGCTGGCCGGCTGGGCGGATTTCGCCGTGCGCTTCGGAATCCTGCGCCGGCGTCCCGCGCTTTCCGAAACCTTCGCGCTACGCCTACGCTCGGGTGCCGACGTGGGTGCCGTCGGACACCGCCGCACCGCGAGCTAG
- a CDS encoding CorA family divalent cation transporter, producing the protein MRLLTSLEEAIGAAASRQTEAANEPIWIDLECPAQELRADGLPQLLPAELRDEFAERARLLAIEAQSGPAAVERADGEPPPLPKPDLVTTNGAILCSLAAADRAGRALAVLLVASAEVVVSWRERPLQELEELRTALPATAHQLVASIVARTAGTLDQLLDPFDEHLAELERLAGSAHKSAWRAAAREIPPLRRQALAIRRLARQQGTVAERLSGRFELAGESTPALARLREARAEAEAAAAEANDVLELLASIAELIAGNTANRLNEVTERLTLVAVIFLPLTFITGFFGMNFGWMVDHIRSPLAFVTLGLVLPLLALALTLVAVVRLERD; encoded by the coding sequence GTGCGGCTCTTAACCTCGCTTGAGGAGGCGATCGGCGCCGCCGCGTCTCGGCAGACAGAAGCGGCCAACGAGCCGATCTGGATCGACCTCGAGTGCCCGGCGCAGGAGCTCCGTGCGGATGGGTTGCCGCAGCTCCTACCGGCCGAACTGCGCGACGAGTTCGCCGAGCGAGCTCGGTTATTAGCGATCGAAGCGCAGAGTGGACCGGCCGCCGTGGAGCGCGCGGACGGCGAACCACCGCCGTTGCCGAAACCGGACCTCGTCACCACCAACGGCGCGATTCTCTGCTCGCTGGCCGCGGCTGATCGTGCAGGCCGGGCGCTGGCCGTTTTGCTCGTGGCCTCGGCCGAGGTCGTAGTGAGCTGGCGCGAGCGGCCGCTTCAGGAGCTCGAGGAGCTGCGGACAGCGCTACCGGCGACGGCACACCAGCTGGTCGCGTCGATTGTCGCGCGCACCGCCGGCACCCTCGACCAACTCCTTGATCCCTTCGACGAGCATCTCGCGGAGCTCGAGCGTCTCGCCGGCAGCGCGCACAAGTCCGCTTGGCGTGCAGCTGCAAGGGAAATCCCGCCGTTGCGCCGCCAAGCGCTGGCGATCCGCAGGCTGGCGCGCCAACAGGGGACGGTGGCGGAACGCCTCAGCGGACGTTTCGAGCTCGCCGGTGAGAGCACACCGGCGCTCGCTCGACTGCGCGAGGCCCGCGCGGAGGCCGAGGCGGCGGCCGCTGAGGCCAACGACGTGCTCGAGCTGCTCGCCTCGATCGCGGAGCTGATCGCGGGCAACACCGCCAACCGCCTCAACGAGGTGACCGAGCGGCTCACCCTGGTCGCAGTGATCTTCCTGCCGCTCACCTTCATCACCGGTTTCTTCGGCATGAATTTCGGCTGGATGGTCGATCACATCCGCTCGCCCCTCGCCTTCGTCACGCTCGGCCTGGTCCTGCCACTGCTCGCGCTGGCGCTGACACTGGTCGCCGTCGTACGCCTGGAACGCGACTAG
- a CDS encoding RNA polymerase sigma factor encodes MAGWRASDRGGNGDDQSSAVTKRPPTLSELTRLDDAELLVLIREARAAGDEETARRAADTLFAGYIPHLQKRALLRLRNTRFEGQIDDVIQETLAAALSFSLRGQTAQAFRAWLHTILERRIADLFRGRGQDRLAADLSLDDAAGPAGPRTDADLADLLHCRDALQEELGRLSDRHRQLVSMILFRGFSTAEAARLTDLSLDNAYQILSRFQRRVLARFKEPDELPVEESSSA; translated from the coding sequence GTGGCCGGCTGGCGGGCGTCAGATCGAGGGGGCAACGGGGACGACCAGTCCAGCGCCGTCACCAAGCGTCCCCCCACCCTGAGCGAGCTAACGCGCCTGGACGACGCCGAACTGCTGGTTCTAATTCGCGAGGCTCGCGCAGCGGGCGACGAGGAGACAGCGCGGCGGGCCGCTGACACCCTGTTCGCCGGCTACATCCCGCACCTGCAGAAGCGGGCACTCTTGAGGCTGCGAAACACCCGTTTCGAAGGGCAGATCGATGACGTAATCCAAGAGACCCTCGCCGCCGCTTTGTCCTTCTCCTTGCGAGGCCAGACCGCCCAGGCGTTCCGGGCTTGGCTACACACAATCCTCGAGCGGCGCATCGCCGACCTCTTCCGCGGCCGTGGCCAAGATCGCCTCGCTGCCGATCTTTCGCTCGATGACGCGGCGGGGCCGGCGGGACCACGTACCGACGCCGACCTCGCGGACTTGCTGCACTGTCGGGACGCCCTGCAGGAGGAACTGGGACGACTCAGCGATCGCCACCGTCAGCTCGTCTCAATGATCCTCTTCCGAGGGTTCTCGACCGCGGAGGCCGCACGCCTCACGGACCTCTCGTTGGACAACGCCTACCAAATTTTGTCGCGCTTCCAGCGGCGGGTGCTCGCGAGATTCAAGGAACCGGACGAACTACCAGTCGAGGAATCCAGCAGTGCCTGA
- a CDS encoding helix-turn-helix domain-containing protein, giving the protein MPEGDHEMTLFERLAAFAQAFAAGEDPDPFAYTEGLTEVEQRALLGFIDAYLREAPRLAPELVAESLRDRITERAWRAVAGRSGLWPLLLPALRERARKLRREVVAELAARLGASSREAKIADYYHRMEQGSLPAAGVSDTVLEALAKVLGTTLEELRQAGRALPALGPEPRTSSVFARTAEQPSEPSEESRSPSANSWDEWDEIDRLFLGGPPPQ; this is encoded by the coding sequence GTGCCTGAGGGCGACCACGAGATGACGCTGTTCGAGCGCCTCGCCGCGTTCGCGCAGGCGTTCGCGGCGGGGGAGGACCCGGACCCTTTTGCCTACACCGAAGGGCTCACGGAGGTCGAGCAGCGGGCGCTGCTGGGGTTCATCGACGCCTACCTCCGCGAGGCGCCGCGGCTCGCACCCGAGCTCGTGGCAGAGTCGCTGCGCGATCGCATCACCGAACGCGCGTGGCGCGCCGTCGCCGGGCGATCGGGGCTTTGGCCACTGCTTTTGCCCGCATTACGGGAGCGGGCGCGCAAGCTGCGTCGCGAGGTGGTCGCCGAGCTCGCCGCGCGCCTTGGGGCGAGCAGTCGTGAAGCGAAGATCGCCGACTACTACCACCGCATGGAGCAGGGGTCGCTGCCAGCGGCGGGGGTTTCCGACACGGTGCTCGAAGCACTGGCAAAAGTGCTCGGGACAACCCTCGAGGAGCTGCGGCAGGCCGGTCGCGCGCTGCCCGCGCTTGGTCCGGAGCCTCGAACGTCGTCGGTCTTCGCTCGCACCGCCGAGCAGCCGAGCGAACCCTCGGAGGAGTCACGAAGCCCGAGCGCTAATTCGTGGGACGAATGGGACGAGATCGACCGCCTGTTCCTCGGCGGACCGCCGCCACAGTGA
- a CDS encoding ImmA/IrrE family metallo-endopeptidase, translated as MDLAELFLRLGPFAGDDTLLRRLVPLFAHDEDLCARLDAQLRAQPRCQGALTPPALSAIWWAMIANAGAEPDDQRRDPEITDDGRSAAALSRAENAAQELLRAVPGFVWDGTRLPVPVADIADSVLCLRVREVEEMAAAPGLPPELARAPLSGLLLPELGEIWVNAAEAREWPARKRFTIGHELGHWQLHRETFAPIFCRTETVDASIEAASAQREREANAFAAALVMPAELVIHHYERLRTAEPEDRFAELCKLFEVSAKALERRLTVLGLSAEQ; from the coding sequence GTGGATCTCGCCGAGCTGTTTCTGCGCCTCGGACCGTTCGCGGGCGACGACACGCTGCTGCGGCGACTGGTACCGCTGTTCGCGCACGACGAGGATCTCTGTGCGCGCCTCGATGCGCAGCTGCGGGCCCAGCCACGTTGCCAGGGCGCGCTCACGCCGCCGGCGCTTTCCGCCATCTGGTGGGCGATGATCGCTAACGCTGGGGCAGAACCGGACGATCAGCGTCGCGACCCGGAGATCACCGACGACGGGCGCTCTGCGGCCGCGCTATCGCGCGCCGAGAACGCCGCGCAGGAACTGTTGCGAGCAGTTCCCGGTTTTGTCTGGGACGGCACGCGACTGCCCGTGCCGGTCGCCGACATTGCCGACTCGGTGCTCTGCCTGCGGGTACGCGAAGTCGAAGAGATGGCGGCGGCACCCGGTCTGCCGCCCGAGCTGGCGCGAGCACCCCTATCGGGACTGCTGCTTCCCGAGCTCGGCGAGATCTGGGTGAACGCGGCCGAGGCGCGCGAATGGCCCGCGCGCAAGCGCTTCACCATTGGTCACGAGCTCGGCCACTGGCAGCTTCATCGCGAAACCTTCGCTCCCATCTTCTGCCGCACAGAAACCGTTGACGCCAGCATCGAGGCCGCCTCCGCGCAGCGCGAGCGCGAGGCCAACGCCTTCGCCGCGGCGCTGGTGATGCCCGCCGAGTTGGTGATCCATCACTACGAGCGGCTGCGGACCGCCGAGCCCGAAGACCGCTTTGCAGAACTCTGCAAGCTGTTCGAGGTCTCGGCGAAAGCGCTCGAACGACGCCTCACCGTCCTTGGACTGAGCGCCGAGCAGTAA
- a CDS encoding alpha/beta hydrolase, producing the protein MRRTELMARAAKPAVRVLARLPRPLLRRLVGPPPPQAPDLEPEAWALARFSERSPLPPIESLPVAVARRLFAAQVASVSRPLGLPVATLEREVQGAEGLLPARLYIPRSAPARGPLLVYFHGGGFVLGSIETHDRPLRLLAHASGVKILSVDYRLAPEHPFPAPLEDAVAAFEHVAENASEFGASAELVAVGGDSAGGTLAAAVCQELRRRGGRLPCFQLLIYPATDLAEALPSRRTFARGFILTQQEMDWFADQYVPDVESRRSPRVSPLREPDLRGLPRAHVATAVADPLRDEGEEYARRLRAAGVPVSTYRHPHLHGFLNMTALPAARTAVWQLGGALAHGVAFAEGSLEGKDAPEGEGAVAGAP; encoded by the coding sequence GTGCGACGCACGGAGCTAATGGCAAGAGCGGCCAAGCCAGCGGTTCGGGTCTTGGCCCGGCTGCCCCGTCCGCTTTTGCGCCGTCTGGTAGGGCCACCCCCGCCACAGGCGCCCGACCTGGAACCCGAGGCGTGGGCGCTCGCCCGCTTCTCCGAGCGCAGTCCACTGCCGCCGATCGAGTCGTTGCCGGTCGCGGTCGCTCGACGCCTGTTCGCAGCACAGGTAGCCAGCGTTTCGCGGCCGCTCGGACTACCTGTGGCGACCCTTGAGCGGGAGGTACAGGGGGCGGAAGGCCTGCTGCCTGCACGCCTCTACATACCGCGCAGCGCACCTGCTCGAGGGCCGCTCCTCGTCTACTTCCACGGCGGTGGTTTCGTGCTCGGCTCGATCGAGACGCACGACCGCCCGCTGCGACTGCTCGCCCATGCGAGCGGGGTGAAGATCCTTTCGGTCGATTACCGCCTCGCACCGGAGCACCCCTTTCCAGCCCCGCTGGAGGACGCCGTCGCTGCGTTCGAGCACGTCGCGGAAAACGCGTCGGAGTTTGGCGCGAGTGCCGAACTTGTCGCCGTCGGTGGTGACTCTGCTGGCGGCACGCTGGCGGCCGCTGTCTGCCAGGAGCTACGCCGCCGCGGTGGACGCTTGCCGTGCTTTCAGCTCCTGATCTACCCAGCGACCGACCTCGCTGAGGCGCTTCCTTCGCGGCGCACGTTCGCCCGCGGTTTCATCCTGACCCAGCAGGAGATGGACTGGTTCGCCGACCAGTACGTGCCGGACGTGGAGTCACGCCGGAGCCCACGCGTGTCGCCGTTGCGCGAGCCGGATCTAAGAGGGTTGCCGCGCGCCCACGTGGCGACGGCCGTCGCCGATCCGCTGCGTGACGAGGGGGAGGAGTACGCCCGACGCTTGCGCGCCGCCGGAGTGCCCGTCTCGACCTACCGCCACCCGCATCTACACGGGTTCCTGAACATGACGGCGCTGCCAGCCGCCCGCACCGCTGTCTGGCAGCTGGGCGGCGCACTCGCGCACGGCGTAGCTTTTGCCGAGGGCTCGCTCGAGGGCAAGGATGCGCCGGAGGGCGAAGGTGCGGTGGCGGGCGCACCCTAA
- a CDS encoding acyl-CoA dehydrogenase family protein gives MPAVQFELTDEQGQIRKLAREFAEQEVRPVAPLLDEQKRFPYELVAKLSELGLMGIPYPEEWGGGGADTLSYALVIEELARVDASLAITVAAHTSLGTYPIYAYGSREQKERWLPDLCSGRRLAAFGLTEPEAGSDAGNTRTTARLENGEWVIDGSKQFITNAGTDITALVTITARTGPDEISNIIVPNGTPGYEIGPPYRKMGWNASDTRPLSFDGARVPADHLLGPRGAGFKQFLAALDGGRISVSAMAVGLAQGAFDEALAYARQRQAFGKPISKFQAIQMKLADLSAEIEAARLLTYKAAVLKDQGKPFTLCAAQAKLKSGRLAVRACEEAVQIHGGYGYIEEYPVCRFYRDAKILTIGEGTDEVQQLVIARQLGC, from the coding sequence ATGCCAGCGGTGCAGTTCGAGCTCACGGACGAGCAGGGGCAGATACGCAAGCTCGCGCGCGAGTTCGCCGAGCAGGAGGTGCGACCCGTCGCACCCTTGCTCGACGAGCAGAAACGCTTCCCTTACGAGCTCGTCGCCAAGCTCTCGGAGCTCGGGCTGATGGGCATCCCCTACCCCGAGGAGTGGGGTGGCGGCGGGGCCGACACGCTCAGCTATGCGCTCGTGATCGAGGAGCTGGCGCGCGTCGATGCGTCGCTCGCGATCACTGTCGCGGCCCACACCAGCCTCGGCACCTACCCGATCTACGCCTACGGCAGCCGCGAGCAGAAGGAGCGTTGGCTGCCCGATCTCTGTTCGGGTCGCCGACTCGCGGCCTTCGGTCTGACCGAGCCCGAGGCGGGCTCCGACGCCGGCAACACGCGCACCACCGCCCGACTCGAGAACGGCGAGTGGGTAATCGACGGCAGCAAACAGTTCATCACCAACGCGGGCACCGACATCACCGCGCTGGTCACCATTACTGCGCGCACCGGCCCAGACGAAATCTCGAACATCATCGTGCCGAACGGCACCCCGGGCTACGAGATCGGCCCGCCCTACCGGAAGATGGGGTGGAACGCCTCCGATACGCGCCCGCTCAGCTTCGACGGGGCGCGCGTGCCCGCCGACCACCTGCTGGGACCACGCGGCGCTGGCTTCAAGCAGTTTCTCGCGGCACTCGACGGCGGCCGGATCTCTGTCTCGGCGATGGCGGTCGGGCTCGCACAAGGCGCTTTCGACGAGGCGCTGGCCTACGCACGCCAGCGCCAAGCGTTCGGCAAACCGATCTCCAAGTTCCAGGCGATTCAGATGAAGCTTGCCGACCTTTCAGCGGAGATCGAGGCGGCGCGCCTCTTGACCTACAAGGCCGCGGTGCTCAAAGACCAGGGCAAACCATTCACCCTCTGCGCGGCCCAAGCAAAGCTGAAAAGCGGTCGGCTGGCCGTGCGTGCCTGTGAGGAGGCGGTCCAGATCCACGGCGGCTACGGGTACATCGAGGAGTACCCGGTTTGCCGCTTCTACCGGGACGCCAAGATCTTGACGATCGGCGAGGGCACCGACGAGGTCCAGCAGCTCGTGATCGCCCGCCAGCTCGGCTGTTAG
- a CDS encoding alkaline phosphatase family protein: MLAGHFEIWAARVWNVFNEGRPFSIVYPALALLAALPLGIAPSGSFAAAFAGTLASSLLLARFQFPLRGRLALWAVALPALVLLDPRREWGLLVAAVAGYALFTLGLWGTLYYRLRTGAPWTNGLRFWRLVLTNSDPTSGNAAEQVPKFLLALAVAGSVAEARHLVGLVPPLVALAGVALVGAWWERRFRARQLPSYPPITAAPQPRSALARRVYVIVIDGCNRERLYQAEVPTIDRLFREGSEYLEVEPAYPARTVVCFSSMLTGAPPEEHGMRSNFAPRLGVRGESIFDVLARAGMRGRLVGIAHLLDPFPGGPVRAVTSVQPTAQIDRSLVAEAVRVVREEDPELLVLQLLATDQIGHVRGVRNREYLEQLRATDARVREFLALLEEHGKLEDATVILMADHGQGRGIGGHGHLDWGERPVPFAIWGRGALPGAVVKGRRSILELAATVAALLGVEPPRAARGRPLVPELEPTEVVVQPRVRRGLVVIPARNEEQNVGAVIDGVPRVACGVELEVLVVDDGSRDATAAIARARGARVLSHRPGRGLGAALRSGLQAARDGDYDVCVYLDGDGEYDPREIPRLLEPIVRGRADYVVGSRFLGKRSGMSWHRALANRLGSALLGMLLGGRVVTDGQSGFRAFSRRALAAARIRHDYNYAQVLTIALWGAGIEPLEVPIAWRRRTAGRSFVRYPEYLARVLPAVWREWRSSLKTRRASNAPQKPAPSRYGQRVPVP; the protein is encoded by the coding sequence GTGCTCGCCGGCCATTTCGAGATCTGGGCCGCCCGCGTTTGGAACGTGTTCAACGAGGGGCGCCCGTTTTCGATCGTCTATCCAGCGCTCGCCTTGCTGGCGGCGCTACCCCTCGGGATCGCTCCCAGCGGATCGTTCGCAGCTGCGTTCGCCGGCACGCTCGCGAGCTCCTTGCTGCTCGCGCGCTTCCAGTTCCCGCTGCGCGGGCGGCTTGCGCTGTGGGCGGTCGCGCTGCCGGCGCTCGTGCTGCTGGATCCGAGGCGCGAATGGGGGCTGCTGGTTGCTGCGGTCGCCGGCTATGCGCTGTTCACGCTGGGGCTCTGGGGAACCCTCTACTACCGCTTGCGCACAGGCGCGCCGTGGACCAACGGCTTGCGCTTCTGGCGCCTCGTGCTGACCAACTCCGACCCGACCAGCGGCAACGCCGCCGAGCAGGTTCCGAAGTTCTTGCTCGCGCTCGCGGTGGCCGGCAGCGTCGCGGAAGCACGCCACCTCGTCGGCCTCGTACCGCCACTGGTCGCTCTCGCTGGTGTTGCGCTGGTCGGTGCCTGGTGGGAGCGACGCTTCCGCGCTCGGCAGCTGCCGAGTTATCCACCGATCACCGCGGCCCCGCAGCCGCGCTCTGCACTTGCCCGTCGGGTGTACGTGATCGTGATCGACGGCTGCAACCGCGAGCGCCTGTACCAGGCCGAGGTTCCGACGATCGACCGTCTATTCCGCGAGGGCAGCGAGTATCTCGAGGTCGAGCCCGCGTACCCGGCACGCACCGTCGTCTGCTTCTCCTCGATGCTGACCGGGGCACCGCCCGAGGAGCACGGCATGCGCTCGAATTTCGCTCCGCGACTCGGTGTGCGCGGTGAGTCGATCTTCGACGTGCTCGCCCGCGCGGGGATGCGGGGCCGGTTGGTCGGCATCGCTCACCTCCTCGATCCGTTCCCGGGCGGTCCGGTCCGGGCCGTCACTTCGGTTCAGCCAACCGCCCAAATCGATCGCTCACTGGTGGCCGAGGCGGTGCGGGTGGTACGCGAGGAGGATCCCGAACTGCTGGTTCTGCAACTGCTCGCCACTGACCAGATCGGCCACGTCCGCGGCGTGCGCAACCGCGAGTACCTGGAGCAGCTGCGAGCTACCGATGCCCGCGTCCGCGAGTTCCTGGCGTTGCTCGAGGAACACGGGAAGCTCGAGGACGCGACGGTGATCCTGATGGCCGATCACGGGCAGGGACGGGGCATCGGTGGGCACGGACACCTCGACTGGGGCGAGCGGCCCGTGCCGTTCGCGATCTGGGGTCGGGGGGCGCTGCCGGGTGCCGTTGTCAAGGGGCGCCGATCGATCCTCGAGCTAGCGGCGACGGTCGCTGCCCTGCTTGGTGTGGAGCCGCCACGCGCGGCGCGCGGCCGGCCGCTCGTACCGGAGCTCGAACCGACAGAAGTGGTCGTGCAACCACGGGTGCGGCGAGGGCTGGTGGTGATCCCCGCGCGCAACGAGGAGCAGAACGTGGGGGCGGTGATCGACGGCGTGCCGCGCGTCGCCTGCGGCGTCGAGCTGGAGGTGCTGGTGGTTGACGACGGTTCGCGCGATGCCACCGCGGCGATCGCCCGTGCCCGTGGTGCGCGCGTGCTCAGCCATCGCCCAGGTCGTGGTCTCGGTGCTGCCCTGCGCTCCGGTCTCCAGGCAGCGCGTGACGGCGACTACGACGTCTGCGTGTACCTCGACGGCGACGGGGAGTACGACCCTCGCGAGATCCCGCGCCTGCTCGAACCGATCGTTCGCGGGCGCGCCGACTACGTGGTGGGTAGCCGCTTTCTCGGCAAGCGCAGCGGTATGAGCTGGCACCGGGCGCTTGCCAACCGACTCGGAAGCGCGCTACTCGGAATGTTGCTCGGGGGTCGCGTGGTCACCGACGGGCAAAGTGGTTTCCGAGCTTTCTCGCGCCGGGCGCTCGCGGCCGCGCGAATCCGTCACGACTACAACTACGCGCAGGTGCTGACGATCGCGCTGTGGGGAGCGGGCATCGAGCCGCTCGAGGTGCCGATCGCTTGGCGACGCCGGACGGCGGGGCGTTCGTTCGTGCGCTATCCGGAGTACCTGGCGCGCGTGTTGCCGGCGGTTTGGCGCGAGTGGCGCAGTTCGCTGAAGACCAGGAGGGCGAGCAACGCGCCCCAAAAGCCGGCGCCCAGTAGGTACGGCCAGAGGGTGCCGGTTCCGTAG
- a CDS encoding VIT family protein: MRTGQALHARLGIDERSFVLRYVQPAMVGLIDGTVSTLAPIFASAYLAGSREALLVGLATALGAGISMGLSEGLSDPGTVTGRGRGRVRGTVTGVATFIGGSLHALPFLIPNVQHALAVAYVVVSIELVTIALIRKRFMRVPLGVSLLQVTLGGALVAGVGIALGHA; the protein is encoded by the coding sequence ATGCGAACGGGGCAGGCGCTACATGCCCGGCTCGGGATCGACGAGCGCAGCTTCGTGCTGCGCTACGTGCAGCCCGCAATGGTCGGGCTGATCGACGGCACGGTGTCGACCCTCGCGCCGATCTTCGCCAGCGCTTACCTCGCCGGCTCGCGCGAGGCGCTGCTCGTGGGTTTGGCGACCGCCCTCGGCGCGGGGATCAGCATGGGGTTGTCGGAGGGACTGTCTGATCCCGGGACCGTCACCGGGCGCGGTCGAGGCCGGGTGCGTGGCACCGTCACCGGCGTCGCCACGTTCATCGGTGGTTCCCTGCACGCGCTGCCGTTCTTGATCCCCAACGTGCAGCACGCGCTGGCGGTCGCCTACGTGGTGGTCTCCATCGAGCTGGTCACGATCGCGCTGATCCGCAAGCGCTTCATGCGCGTGCCGCTCGGGGTCTCGTTGTTGCAGGTCACGTTGGGCGGCGCGCTGGTGGCCGGCGTGGGCATCGCCCTGGGACACGCGTGA